Sequence from the Longimicrobiaceae bacterium genome:
CCCTTGCTGCGGCTGGCGGCCTCGGCGGCCTCGCGCAGGCGCTGCTCGCCCTCGTACAGGCGCGCGCGGCCCAGCGCCTGGCCCGCCTGCCGCGCCAGCGCCAGCAGCAGCGCGCGCTCGTCGCCGCCGAACTCGTGGAACTCCGGGTAGCTGAGGCCCAGCACGCCCAGCACGGCGCCGCCCGCCGCCAGCGGCAGCGTGGCCGTGGCGCGCCGCCCGCCGGACTCCACGGTTTCCAGCAGCTCCGGGTAGCGCGCGCGCCAGTCGTCCCGGTCGCACACGTACACCGACTCGCCCGATGCCACCACGTCGCCCATGGGCGTGGCGAGCGACAGCGGAAAGCGGCGCCAGCGCCTCAGGTCGCCCGGCGGGTAGCCCACGGCGTGCACCACCTCGCCCTCCGCGCCGCCTTCCGCCACCAGGGCCACCACCCCCGCCTCGGCCCCCGTCGCGGCCATCGCCTCGCCCACCGCGGCCGAGACCACGTCGTGCACCGTGGCGGAGCGCGACAGGGCCGCGGTCACGGCCAGGATGCGCGAGGTGGACTCGGCCGCGCGCTCGGCGGCGGTGCGGGCGGCGTGCTCGGCCTCGTACAGCGCCTCGCGCTCCACCGCCAGCGCGGCGCGGTCCGCTACCAGCTGCAGAAGCGCCAGGTCGCCCTCGGTGAACCTCCGTTCGCCGCGGCTGCCCACGTGCAGCACGCCGGTGAGCCGCCCGCCGGCCGCCATCGGCACGCCCGCCGCCGAGCGCACGTCCGGGTGCAGCGACGCGTCCACGGCCATCTCCGGTGCGCACTCCACGCGCGACGCCCGCTCCGCGGCGATCCGGCCCGCGAAGCCCTCGCCGAGCGCCACGCACACCGGGGCGGGATCACCCAGCCCCGCCAGCGCGGCCGCTCGCAGGTGCGTGCCGTCCGCCTCCAGCACCAGGAGCATGGCCGTGTCCGCTTCCAGCGCCTCCCGCAGCCGCTCCA
This genomic interval carries:
- a CDS encoding GAF domain-containing protein; this translates as MSDRPAPDALPHGEARHRDQLAETERRAREADAAAERLREQAARLEEQTRVAREMARDAEVARDAEVAQARARAAQEEAEAALRRLRAAQEISDAAAAGATSGAALHGLLERLREALEADTAMLLVLEADGTHLRAAALAGLGDPAPVCVALGEGFAGRIAAERASRVECAPEMAVDASLHPDVRSAAGVPMAAGGRLTGVLHVGSRGERRFTEGDLALLQLVADRAALAVEREALYEAEHAARTAAERAAESTSRILAVTAALSRSATVHDVVSAAVGEAMAATGAEAGVVALVAEGGAEGEVVHAVGYPPGDLRRWRRFPLSLATPMGDVVASGESVYVCDRDDWRARYPELLETVESGGRRATATLPLAAGGAVLGVLGLSYPEFHEFGGDERALLLALARQAGQALGRARLYEGEQRLREAAEAASRSKGEFLATMSHEIRTPINAILGFNELLEMEIAGPLTARQRQYVERVRHSGAHLLGLVNEVLDLAKVEAGQMTVGRARGPVVPVVDAAMALVQPQAAARQLALESACTAQAAYEGDENRVRQILVNLLTNAVKFTAPGGRVSVACATADAGAEGAPAGGPWVALRVEDTGIGIPPDRLEAVFEA